Proteins found in one Arthrobacter pascens genomic segment:
- a CDS encoding carbohydrate ABC transporter permease, with the protein MTTTSLAAEAAPSPRTESAGMPPVRSKSRIDPTYYWMVVPVLALFAFFITLPALVGVFFSLTNYAGYGDWKFIGLSNYVNIFKDPAVLQSYIFTFVFALTTTVVVNIVALAIALGLNAKIKWRTGIRTVFFIPMVLSALIVSFVFNYLFSNTLPVLAERFGLTPLATSVLANENLAWLAIVLVTVWQAAPGATIIYLAGLQSVPAEVYEAADLDGAGSFRQFLSLTLPLILGYLVINVILGFKGFLGTYEIIVGLTGGGPGMATQSVAMRIFSGFTGGDYAYQMANAVIYFLITLLISVIQLRLIQRRGVSL; encoded by the coding sequence ATGACCACAACTTCACTGGCGGCCGAGGCAGCCCCGTCCCCACGGACCGAGTCCGCCGGTATGCCACCTGTTCGTTCCAAAAGCAGGATCGACCCCACGTATTACTGGATGGTGGTGCCGGTCCTCGCACTGTTCGCCTTCTTCATCACCCTGCCCGCACTTGTCGGCGTCTTCTTCAGCCTGACCAACTACGCCGGTTACGGGGACTGGAAGTTCATTGGACTGTCCAACTACGTCAACATCTTTAAGGACCCGGCGGTACTGCAGTCCTACATCTTCACGTTCGTCTTTGCCCTGACCACCACTGTTGTGGTCAATATCGTGGCACTCGCGATCGCCCTTGGGCTCAACGCGAAGATCAAGTGGCGCACCGGCATCCGCACCGTGTTCTTCATCCCCATGGTGCTCTCGGCACTGATTGTGTCCTTCGTGTTCAACTACCTGTTCTCGAACACCCTCCCGGTACTGGCTGAGAGGTTCGGGCTCACCCCGCTGGCCACGAGCGTCCTGGCCAACGAGAACCTTGCCTGGCTGGCCATCGTGCTGGTCACCGTGTGGCAGGCGGCGCCCGGCGCCACCATCATCTACCTGGCAGGGCTGCAGAGTGTGCCCGCGGAGGTCTATGAAGCGGCAGACCTGGATGGTGCCGGCAGTTTCCGGCAGTTCCTCAGCCTCACGTTGCCGCTCATTCTCGGGTACCTCGTGATCAACGTGATCCTCGGCTTCAAGGGCTTCCTGGGGACGTACGAGATCATCGTGGGCCTCACCGGCGGGGGACCTGGCATGGCGACGCAGTCCGTGGCCATGCGCATCTTCTCCGGCTTCACGGGCGGCGACTACGCCTACCAGATGGCCAATGCCGTCATCTACTTCCTGATCACCTTGCTGATCTCCGTCATCCAGCTGCGCCTCATCCAGCGCCGGGGGGTATCCCTGTAA
- a CDS encoding carbohydrate ABC transporter permease — translation MTASTHPETMAGAAAPAQKAPARKPPAGKSRRSGREGYRINWWLTALMLVASLTVLLPLYFTVAMALKTPEQIGTGTGLAWPSPMNWENFAAAYVATNFPRAFMSTVFVTVFSVLGSLACSSLVAYAIARNWNHRFFRGSFVYLLSAMFIPFPVIILPLIKQTALLGLDNPAGVVFLHVLGGISFNALLYIAFVRSIPVELEESARMDGATTWQVFRKIIFPLLAPMNATVGIFAFLGSWNDFLLPQMMIADPALQTLPVVQMLFQGEFNTNYSLAFASYLMAMAPTLVVYILAQRWVLSGVMRGAVK, via the coding sequence ATGACCGCATCAACACATCCCGAAACCATGGCCGGAGCCGCGGCTCCCGCACAAAAGGCTCCCGCACGCAAACCTCCCGCAGGCAAAAGCCGCAGGTCCGGGCGCGAAGGCTACAGGATCAACTGGTGGCTCACCGCGCTGATGCTGGTGGCCTCCCTGACAGTCCTGCTTCCGCTCTACTTCACCGTGGCCATGGCGCTGAAAACCCCTGAGCAGATCGGCACCGGGACGGGCCTCGCATGGCCGAGCCCGATGAACTGGGAAAACTTCGCCGCCGCGTACGTGGCCACGAACTTCCCCCGGGCATTTATGTCCACGGTGTTTGTCACCGTGTTCAGCGTCCTGGGCTCGCTGGCTTGCAGCTCACTCGTGGCCTACGCCATTGCCCGGAACTGGAACCACAGGTTTTTCCGCGGCTCGTTTGTGTACCTTCTTTCCGCCATGTTCATCCCTTTCCCGGTGATCATCCTGCCGCTGATCAAGCAGACGGCCCTCCTTGGCCTGGACAACCCGGCCGGCGTCGTCTTCCTGCACGTACTGGGCGGGATCTCCTTCAACGCGCTGCTCTACATCGCCTTCGTCCGCTCCATTCCGGTGGAGCTGGAGGAATCTGCCCGGATGGACGGCGCCACCACCTGGCAGGTATTCCGCAAGATCATCTTCCCCCTGCTGGCGCCGATGAACGCGACGGTGGGCATCTTCGCCTTCCTCGGCTCATGGAATGACTTCCTGCTGCCGCAAATGATGATCGCGGACCCGGCCCTGCAGACACTTCCCGTGGTCCAGATGCTCTTCCAAGGCGAATTCAACACCAACTACAGCCTCGCCTTCGCGTCGTACCTTATGGCCATGGCACCAACGCTCGTTGTTTACATCCTGGCCCAGCGTTGGGTACTGTCCGGAGTCATGCGCGGTGCCGTCAAGTAG
- a CDS encoding glycoside hydrolase family 13 protein: protein MSTTATLATLSDSDRLADPNWWRQASVYQIYPRSFSDSNGDGLGDIKGITAKVPYLKSLGIDAVWLSPFYPSALADGGYDVDDYRDVDPKLGTLEDFDEMANALHAAGIRLIADIVPNHSSDRHEWFREALASPKGSAARDRYIFRDGKGPNGEFPPSDWDSVFGGPAWERITEPDGTPGQWYMHIFAKEQPDLNWANREIRDDFLKTLRFWSDRGVDGFRVDVAHALTKDLTEPLLSKLELTEANTGTDGFDDGTHPFWDRDDVHEVYTEWREVFNEYNPPRTAVAEAWVHATRRGRYASPEGLGQAFNFDLLQADFDAGEFREIITRNLAEAAATGASSTWVFSNHDVVRHATRYGLPQFSKDQGSKGKKHAKGQDGKDWLLAGGPAEELDAELGERRARAATLLMLAVPGSAYLYQGEELGLQEVAEIPESERQDPSFFRNKGVEIGRDGCRVPLPWKVEGTSFGFGDAGAHLPQPDWFSKYAVEAQDGTDGSTLELYRSALKLRRELQAAEELEWIQTGNPEVLHFRRPGGWQSVTNFGDTAVELPAGTVLVSSWPLEDGKLPANSTAWLR from the coding sequence TTGTCCACCACTGCCACACTGGCAACCCTGTCCGATTCAGACCGCCTCGCCGATCCGAACTGGTGGCGCCAGGCTTCCGTCTACCAGATCTACCCGCGCAGTTTCTCCGACTCAAACGGCGACGGGCTGGGTGACATCAAGGGCATCACAGCCAAGGTCCCGTACCTGAAGTCGCTGGGGATAGACGCCGTCTGGCTGAGCCCGTTCTATCCTTCGGCGCTCGCCGACGGCGGATACGACGTCGATGACTACCGCGACGTCGACCCCAAGCTCGGGACGCTGGAGGACTTCGACGAGATGGCCAACGCGCTGCACGCCGCCGGCATCAGGCTCATCGCCGACATCGTCCCCAACCACTCCTCGGACCGGCACGAATGGTTCCGGGAGGCACTCGCGTCACCAAAGGGCTCTGCCGCCCGTGACCGCTACATCTTCCGGGACGGCAAGGGCCCGAACGGCGAGTTCCCGCCGTCGGACTGGGACTCCGTATTCGGCGGCCCTGCCTGGGAGCGCATCACCGAACCTGACGGCACTCCGGGCCAGTGGTACATGCACATCTTTGCCAAGGAGCAGCCGGACCTTAACTGGGCCAACCGGGAAATCCGCGACGACTTCCTCAAGACCCTGCGCTTCTGGTCGGACCGCGGCGTGGACGGGTTCCGCGTGGACGTTGCGCATGCCCTGACCAAGGACCTCACCGAACCGCTGCTGTCCAAGCTCGAGCTGACCGAGGCCAACACCGGCACCGACGGTTTTGACGACGGCACGCACCCGTTCTGGGACCGCGACGACGTCCACGAGGTCTACACCGAATGGCGTGAGGTCTTCAACGAATACAACCCGCCGCGGACTGCCGTCGCCGAGGCCTGGGTGCACGCTACCCGCCGCGGTCGTTATGCCAGCCCGGAGGGACTGGGCCAGGCCTTCAACTTCGACCTTCTGCAGGCCGACTTTGACGCCGGGGAGTTCCGCGAGATCATCACCCGCAACCTGGCCGAGGCTGCCGCTACGGGCGCGTCCTCTACCTGGGTCTTTTCCAACCACGACGTCGTCCGGCACGCCACGCGCTACGGCCTGCCGCAGTTTTCCAAAGACCAGGGTTCCAAGGGCAAGAAGCACGCCAAGGGCCAGGACGGCAAGGACTGGCTGCTGGCCGGCGGACCAGCAGAGGAACTGGACGCGGAGCTCGGTGAGCGCCGCGCCCGTGCCGCAACCCTGCTGATGCTCGCCGTGCCCGGTTCCGCCTACCTGTACCAGGGCGAGGAACTGGGCCTCCAGGAGGTCGCCGAGATCCCTGAATCCGAGCGCCAGGACCCGTCGTTCTTCCGGAACAAGGGCGTCGAAATCGGCCGCGACGGCTGCCGTGTGCCGCTGCCGTGGAAGGTTGAAGGGACCTCCTTCGGCTTTGGCGACGCCGGCGCGCACCTGCCGCAGCCGGACTGGTTCAGCAAGTACGCCGTGGAGGCACAGGACGGCACCGACGGCTCCACCCTGGAGCTGTACCGTTCCGCTCTGAAGCTTCGCCGCGAACTGCAGGCTGCGGAGGAACTGGAATGGATTCAGACGGGCAACCCGGAGGTCCTGCATTTCAGGCGCCCCGGGGGCTGGCAATCGGTGACCAACTTCGGGGACACCGCCGTCGAACTGCCCGCCGGAACCGTCCTGGTCAGCAGCTGGCCGCTGGAAGACGGCAAGCTGCCGGCCAACAGCACGGCGTGGCTTCGCTGA
- a CDS encoding ABC transporter substrate-binding protein: MKLRVPLVSLAAAVVISLTASGCGGTAAGGEAAQGPGAEVKELRYQGWANTVTLPELAEDLGYFGDVKLNWVGNTISGPQDIQSAATGQTDFGGAFAGAVVKLVEAGAPVKAVINYYGEDEKTFNGFYVKEDSPIRTARDFIGKKIAVNTLGAHADAVINTYLQQNGLSAEEIKQVQLVVVPPNDTEEAIRRGQVDAGSLGSILQDKAVAAGGLRSVFNDYSFFGTFAGGPYVLRDDFIAKNPNTTRTFTTGVAKAIEWERNTPREEVIARFTKILNERGRNEDPAALQYWKSVGVPPKGEIKDEDFTRWEKWLADTGIIKDQLDPKKLYTNEFNGLVNP, translated from the coding sequence ATGAAACTGCGCGTTCCCCTCGTAAGCCTCGCGGCCGCCGTCGTAATTTCGCTGACTGCGTCCGGCTGCGGCGGAACAGCCGCCGGTGGTGAGGCTGCCCAAGGGCCAGGGGCGGAAGTGAAGGAACTCCGCTACCAGGGCTGGGCCAACACGGTGACCCTTCCCGAACTTGCCGAGGACCTCGGCTATTTCGGTGATGTGAAACTGAACTGGGTGGGCAACACCATCAGTGGCCCGCAGGATATCCAGTCAGCGGCTACCGGGCAGACCGACTTCGGCGGAGCGTTCGCCGGAGCCGTGGTGAAGCTCGTGGAGGCCGGCGCACCGGTAAAGGCCGTCATCAACTACTACGGCGAAGACGAGAAGACCTTCAACGGTTTCTACGTCAAGGAGGACAGCCCCATCAGGACTGCCCGCGACTTCATCGGTAAGAAAATCGCCGTGAACACGCTCGGGGCGCACGCCGATGCTGTGATCAATACCTACCTCCAGCAGAACGGACTGAGCGCGGAGGAAATCAAGCAGGTCCAGCTGGTCGTGGTACCGCCCAACGACACCGAGGAGGCGATTCGGCGCGGGCAGGTGGATGCCGGTTCCCTGGGCAGCATCCTGCAGGACAAGGCAGTGGCCGCGGGTGGCCTGCGTTCAGTCTTCAACGACTACTCTTTCTTCGGAACGTTCGCCGGCGGCCCCTACGTCCTCCGCGACGACTTCATCGCCAAGAATCCCAACACCACCAGGACCTTCACCACGGGCGTTGCCAAGGCCATCGAGTGGGAACGGAACACTCCCCGCGAGGAAGTGATCGCCCGGTTCACCAAGATCCTCAATGAGCGCGGCCGCAACGAGGACCCCGCTGCCCTGCAGTACTGGAAGAGCGTGGGAGTCCCGCCCAAGGGTGAGATCAAGGACGAGGATTTCACCCGGTGGGAAAAGTGGCTGGCGGACACCGGAATCATCAAGGACCAGCTCGATCCGAAGAAGCTCTACACCAACGAATTCAACGGGCTGGTGAATCCGTAG
- a CDS encoding HpcH/HpaI aldolase/citrate lyase family protein — protein sequence MTSITATETVRPERHIPAEIARSWLLVNAMKTELFDQSAVSRADSIILDIEDAVDPSQKDHARGNVVDWLTGGGKAWVRINDATSPFWADDLAGLRGTPGLLGVMLAKTESADQVTESYHRMDGKTPVIALVESALGIEEANNIAKAQGAFRLAFGSGDFRRDTGMAATAEAMAYPRAKLVVASRVGNLPGPIDGPTVGTNHPILREQTGITVMMGMTGKLCLAIDQTAIINEVISPTPSDVAWATDFMADFEANGRVIRDGSDLPRLGRAEKIMKLAVAFGVQPAL from the coding sequence ATGACCTCTATCACCGCCACCGAGACCGTACGGCCTGAACGGCACATCCCCGCAGAAATCGCCCGCTCGTGGCTTCTTGTCAATGCGATGAAAACCGAGCTTTTTGACCAGTCGGCCGTTTCGCGTGCGGACTCGATCATCCTGGACATCGAAGACGCGGTGGACCCGTCGCAGAAGGATCACGCCCGCGGCAACGTGGTGGACTGGCTCACCGGCGGCGGAAAGGCCTGGGTCCGGATCAACGATGCCACCAGCCCGTTCTGGGCTGACGACCTCGCAGGGCTGCGGGGAACGCCCGGACTCCTCGGTGTCATGCTCGCCAAGACCGAATCTGCTGACCAGGTGACGGAGAGCTACCACCGGATGGACGGAAAAACCCCCGTCATTGCGCTGGTGGAATCGGCCCTGGGCATCGAGGAAGCCAACAACATCGCCAAGGCCCAGGGCGCGTTCCGCCTCGCCTTCGGTTCGGGTGATTTCCGCCGCGACACCGGGATGGCGGCCACCGCGGAGGCCATGGCCTACCCCCGCGCCAAGCTGGTGGTGGCCAGCCGGGTCGGCAATCTGCCGGGACCCATCGACGGCCCCACGGTGGGCACCAACCACCCCATCCTGCGCGAGCAGACCGGCATCACTGTCATGATGGGCATGACCGGCAAGCTGTGCCTGGCCATTGACCAGACCGCCATCATCAACGAGGTCATCAGCCCCACGCCCTCGGATGTCGCCTGGGCTACGGACTTCATGGCCGACTTCGAAGCCAACGGCCGCGTCATCCGCGACGGCTCCGACCTCCCCCGCCTGGGCCGCGCCGAGAAGATCATGAAGCTTGCGGTTGCCTTCGGGGTGCAGCCGGCGCTGTAG
- a CDS encoding DUF2797 domain-containing protein, producing MTDARYLVHGVFWDGAPAQGPEHDGGNPVLRLQSVSGALKDVSLQPGAALGFRLASEGRFCLGHHRVFSASSREHLLCPSNAQAARGKQCERCFVLDDSRLIHDFHRGGRVPDGLRTYLMQAHWLYVATFAGGASKVGTASNIRKWNRLAEQGAVVARYVAKARDGRVVRILEDMVTRETGLAQQVRSAAKAEALTEPRPAAELDTINHGLAGGVRAILAQAAVDGFEVVDEAWVRPAQAASLCGPAPRHAYPHALDSGEHGFQVAALCGPNALATLHGTDSRFVVNLGQLAAQAIVLGDFASEVPAVQESLF from the coding sequence GTGACCGATGCCCGCTATCTGGTCCACGGGGTCTTTTGGGATGGTGCCCCGGCACAGGGCCCGGAGCACGACGGCGGCAACCCGGTTTTACGGCTCCAGTCGGTCTCCGGGGCGCTTAAGGACGTCAGCCTCCAGCCGGGTGCCGCCCTCGGCTTCCGCCTCGCTTCCGAAGGCAGATTCTGCCTGGGGCATCACAGGGTCTTCTCAGCCTCAAGCCGTGAGCACCTCCTTTGCCCCAGCAATGCCCAGGCAGCCAGGGGCAAGCAGTGCGAACGTTGTTTTGTGCTGGACGATTCCCGGCTCATCCACGATTTCCACCGCGGCGGCCGGGTCCCGGACGGGCTGAGGACCTACCTCATGCAGGCGCACTGGCTGTACGTGGCCACCTTCGCGGGCGGGGCCAGCAAGGTGGGCACTGCCTCCAATATCAGGAAGTGGAACCGGCTGGCTGAACAGGGGGCTGTGGTGGCCAGGTATGTGGCCAAAGCCCGGGACGGCCGGGTGGTGCGGATCCTGGAGGACATGGTCACGCGGGAAACCGGACTCGCCCAGCAAGTGCGCTCGGCGGCCAAAGCGGAGGCCTTGACGGAGCCCCGGCCGGCGGCCGAACTCGACACCATCAACCACGGGCTTGCCGGCGGCGTCCGCGCGATACTGGCGCAGGCCGCCGTCGACGGTTTTGAAGTGGTGGATGAAGCGTGGGTGAGGCCTGCGCAGGCGGCAAGCCTCTGCGGCCCGGCGCCCCGGCACGCCTATCCCCACGCCCTGGACAGCGGGGAGCACGGGTTCCAGGTTGCGGCGCTCTGCGGGCCCAACGCACTCGCCACCCTTCACGGAACCGATTCACGGTTTGTGGTGAACCTCGGCCAGCTGGCTGCCCAGGCCATAGTCCTGGGTGACTTCGCCTCGGAGGTGCCTGCCGTCCAGGAATCACTGTTCTGA
- a CDS encoding DUF3188 domain-containing protein, whose amino-acid sequence MLNEFWATASTTYKVLVFTAMGLLAVGLILNIAGNSTQNPGLATASLPVIGLGLILHLVGFGYRGRQIRKSLKR is encoded by the coding sequence GTGCTGAACGAATTCTGGGCCACCGCGTCCACCACATACAAGGTCCTTGTTTTTACTGCCATGGGACTCCTCGCCGTCGGGCTGATCCTGAATATCGCAGGCAACAGCACCCAGAACCCGGGCCTGGCCACGGCATCGCTGCCGGTGATCGGGCTGGGGCTCATCCTGCACCTGGTGGGCTTCGGGTACCGTGGCCGCCAGATCCGGAAGAGCCTCAAGCGCTAG
- a CDS encoding SulP family inorganic anion transporter, with the protein MSLDGHARTRGLSRFLPSRADYSGLRQSWRTDVLAGITVGIVALPLALAFGVSSGVGAEAGLITAIVAGLVAAVMGGSHVQVSGPTGAMVVVLAPVVAVHGTGSVALVSLLAGLLVCALGISGLGRAVAFIPWPVVEGFTLGIAAIIFLQQVPLATGTAGIPGHNTLLAAIEAASGAAAPTVLLTLALVAGVAVVMVLVQKLFRALPASLIAVLLTTAAAEVLRLDVPRIGALPHSLAAPSVPAVDVASLGSLAMPAVAIACLAAIESLLSARVAAGLAGPDGTPSGAYSPDRELTGQGLASIAAGLFGGMPATGAIARTAVNVRSGAKTRLSAVVHAAVLLGIVYLAAGLVSRIPLAALGGVLMVTAVRMVSRRTVAAILRSTHSDAAVFVLTAIITVAFDLIVAIQIGLAAAAFFTLRKFASLSAVEREEISGPAIDGDEHIAVFRLDGAMFFGAAERVLQEISQVKDIQVAIIRLSQLRMLDATGAHALVEVISALELRGITVLLKGVQPDHLALVTNVGVIRSLRHHKHLFSDLPAAIEHARSHVRRNAASASA; encoded by the coding sequence GTGAGCCTGGACGGACACGCCCGGACCCGTGGACTCAGCAGGTTCCTGCCCTCCCGGGCCGACTACAGCGGGCTGCGCCAGTCATGGCGGACGGACGTGCTGGCTGGCATCACCGTGGGAATCGTGGCACTGCCGCTTGCGCTGGCGTTCGGGGTCAGCTCCGGGGTAGGCGCAGAGGCCGGCCTGATCACGGCGATCGTGGCCGGGCTGGTGGCCGCCGTCATGGGCGGATCCCACGTCCAGGTATCCGGCCCCACCGGCGCCATGGTGGTGGTCCTGGCTCCGGTTGTGGCAGTGCACGGGACCGGCAGCGTGGCCCTGGTCTCCCTTCTGGCGGGGCTGCTGGTCTGTGCCCTCGGCATCAGCGGCCTGGGCCGGGCGGTGGCCTTCATCCCCTGGCCCGTGGTGGAAGGCTTCACGCTGGGCATTGCGGCCATCATCTTCCTCCAGCAGGTCCCTTTGGCGACCGGCACGGCCGGCATTCCGGGCCACAACACCCTGCTCGCAGCCATCGAGGCGGCATCCGGCGCCGCGGCCCCCACGGTCCTGCTGACACTGGCTCTCGTGGCGGGCGTCGCCGTCGTGATGGTCCTGGTGCAAAAGCTGTTCCGGGCCCTTCCGGCGAGCCTGATCGCCGTGCTGCTGACGACGGCGGCTGCCGAGGTACTGCGGCTGGATGTCCCCCGGATCGGCGCGCTGCCGCACTCCCTTGCAGCGCCGTCCGTGCCCGCCGTCGATGTGGCGTCCCTGGGCAGCCTGGCCATGCCGGCCGTGGCCATCGCCTGCCTGGCGGCCATCGAATCCCTGCTTTCGGCCCGCGTGGCCGCAGGCTTGGCCGGCCCGGATGGGACGCCCAGCGGAGCCTACAGCCCGGACCGCGAACTGACCGGCCAGGGGCTGGCGTCCATCGCGGCCGGCCTCTTTGGTGGCATGCCTGCCACCGGCGCCATCGCACGGACGGCAGTCAACGTGCGCTCAGGCGCCAAGACCCGGCTGTCCGCCGTGGTGCACGCTGCTGTGCTGCTGGGCATTGTCTACCTTGCCGCAGGGCTTGTCAGCCGCATCCCGCTGGCAGCCCTGGGCGGCGTCCTGATGGTCACCGCGGTGCGCATGGTGTCCCGGCGCACGGTTGCCGCTATCCTGCGGTCCACGCATTCGGATGCGGCCGTTTTTGTCCTCACTGCAATCATCACTGTGGCCTTCGACCTGATCGTCGCCATCCAGATCGGCCTGGCCGCTGCAGCATTCTTCACCCTGCGCAAATTCGCGTCGCTAAGCGCCGTAGAGCGGGAGGAAATCTCCGGTCCGGCCATCGACGGTGACGAGCATATTGCCGTCTTCCGGCTGGACGGTGCCATGTTCTTTGGCGCTGCAGAACGGGTCCTCCAGGAAATCAGCCAGGTGAAGGACATCCAGGTGGCCATCATCAGGCTCTCCCAGCTGCGGATGCTCGACGCCACCGGCGCCCACGCGCTGGTAGAGGTCATCTCAGCACTGGAGTTGCGTGGCATTACGGTATTGCTCAAGGGGGTCCAGCCGGATCACCTGGCGCTGGTGACAAACGTTGGCGTTATCCGCTCCCTGCGCCACCATAAGCATTTGTTCTCGGACCTTCCTGCAGCCATAGAACACGCCCGCAGCCACGTGCGGCGGAACGCGGCCTCTGCTAGCGCTTGA
- a CDS encoding ArsR/SmtB family transcription factor: MLSPAQAPLYEIKANLFKALAHPARIRILELLAAAPDNAAQVSHLLAETGLEASHLSQHLATLRKHKVVTSVRTANVVTYRLAHPGISELLAIARIFLLDSLADSNQQLRLAQKLPTGHLPGSPS, from the coding sequence ATGCTGTCGCCCGCCCAGGCTCCGCTGTATGAGATCAAAGCCAACCTGTTCAAGGCCCTGGCGCACCCCGCCCGGATCAGGATCCTGGAGCTGCTGGCTGCCGCCCCGGACAACGCGGCCCAGGTGAGCCATCTGCTGGCCGAAACCGGCCTTGAGGCGTCCCATCTCTCCCAGCATCTGGCCACCCTGCGCAAACACAAAGTGGTCACGTCCGTACGTACCGCCAATGTGGTGACCTACCGGCTGGCCCACCCTGGTATTTCGGAACTGCTTGCCATAGCCCGGATCTTCCTGCTGGACAGCCTTGCCGATTCCAACCAACAGCTCCGGCTGGCGCAGAAGCTGCCCACCGGGCACCTACCCGGGTCCCCCTCGTGA
- a CDS encoding FAS1-like dehydratase domain-containing protein, which translates to MTINPDLQGRSYPAAEVYDVGREKIREFARAVKATHPAHFDVEAAKALGHSDLVAPPTFAIIIAQRADAQLIEDPDSGIDFSRVVHADQRFTHHRPIVAGDRLIAELHVDGVRAMGGGAMITTRSEIFALAGDETRESVSTTTSSILVRGEGQ; encoded by the coding sequence ATGACTATCAATCCGGACCTGCAGGGCCGCAGCTACCCTGCCGCAGAGGTGTACGACGTCGGCCGCGAGAAAATCCGCGAGTTCGCCCGCGCCGTCAAGGCCACCCACCCAGCCCACTTTGACGTCGAGGCCGCCAAGGCCCTCGGACACAGCGACCTCGTGGCTCCGCCGACGTTCGCCATCATCATCGCCCAGCGTGCCGATGCCCAGCTGATCGAAGATCCTGACTCCGGCATCGACTTTTCGCGGGTGGTCCACGCGGACCAGCGTTTCACCCACCACCGGCCCATTGTGGCCGGCGACCGGCTGATTGCCGAACTGCACGTGGACGGTGTCCGTGCCATGGGCGGCGGTGCCATGATCACCACCCGCTCGGAAATCTTTGCCCTCGCCGGTGATGAGACGCGGGAGAGCGTTTCCACCACCACATCATCCATCCTGGTCCGCGGAGAGGGACAGTAG
- a CDS encoding MaoC family dehydratase, producing MSPRFHELSAGQDIGSRTIEVTRTDLVKYAGASGDFNPIHWNEAFATGVELPGVIAHGMFTMGAAVQLVSDWAGDPAAVVDFQTRFTKPVLVTDTTGTPEPGATIEVSGAVGKLDADAGTARVDLTVVSAGQKVLMKAQAVVRLA from the coding sequence ATGAGCCCCAGATTCCACGAACTCAGCGCCGGACAGGACATCGGCAGCCGCACCATCGAGGTCACCCGCACGGACCTGGTCAAGTACGCCGGTGCCTCCGGCGACTTCAATCCCATCCATTGGAATGAAGCCTTCGCCACGGGGGTGGAGCTGCCGGGCGTCATCGCCCACGGCATGTTCACCATGGGTGCCGCAGTGCAGCTGGTGTCCGACTGGGCCGGCGACCCCGCCGCGGTCGTCGACTTCCAGACCCGCTTCACCAAACCGGTCCTGGTAACCGACACCACCGGCACCCCGGAACCCGGCGCCACCATTGAGGTCAGCGGCGCCGTTGGCAAGCTCGACGCCGATGCCGGCACCGCCCGCGTCGACCTGACCGTGGTTTCGGCCGGCCAGAAGGTATTGATGAAGGCCCAGGCCGTCGTCAGGCTGGCATGA